The following are encoded in a window of Poseidonibacter antarcticus genomic DNA:
- a CDS encoding bifunctional diguanylate cyclase/phosphodiesterase, whose translation MSLFKQVSIVILFIFTILFILITVVSFKIIKDSSEKSLYENVQNSATSVSLSITNAGSDISSIKTVINASFDNGNYEKIIFKDNEEVSIYEVSKDISEEKNDIPLWFINLIDIGEISAKSTISNGWNVLGTIEIFNDRTIFYHQTYSIFKNLIFSLLISFAILTVILFFLFAYILKPLKTIKKQALAVMRNEFIIEKDLPFTSEFKSVTLSINSMISKIEKMFENTNNVLKLNKKLLYFDEVSKLHNRKYFILKANEFLDKDNSNNQGFISIVSLKIDELNKKFGYEKTNTILVNLSNLMKEEFGGGSNLIARMNGSEFVLVIPNIDESKMKKSISNFIKNINDNLEISFDDIFVGLFKYEEEQSVKTLLTKMDYVISQAKTFPDKDYFFIEDIDKCLTKEEWIKIINISLEKNYFKLLYRDVIDINLKDILHKTISFELNYEDNNFSYKGLIPAILAQGRLSEVYLHIIEKILKNNETNSKITIQLPIVFIIDFNNYSKLKVLFEKYQNINNQNIIFEIEEESFNQNLNNTIMYINLFEEFNFRFAIFNFIANSNDYSYLKELKPLYVKASKYFLLESTQSLNMLKILTQSLDIKLIATSVNKESDIKILSNIGINAVCGPVMEKIKK comes from the coding sequence ATGAGTTTATTTAAACAAGTTTCAATTGTAATATTATTTATTTTTACAATATTATTTATATTAATTACTGTAGTTTCATTCAAAATTATAAAAGACTCTAGTGAAAAATCTTTATATGAAAATGTACAAAATAGTGCAACAAGTGTAAGCTTATCAATTACAAATGCAGGTTCTGATATATCTTCAATAAAAACTGTTATAAATGCTAGTTTTGATAATGGTAATTATGAAAAAATCATTTTTAAAGATAATGAAGAAGTAAGTATTTATGAAGTATCAAAAGATATATCAGAAGAAAAAAATGATATTCCTTTGTGGTTTATAAATCTTATAGATATTGGCGAAATATCTGCAAAATCAACTATTTCAAATGGTTGGAATGTTTTAGGAACAATTGAAATTTTTAATGATAGAACAATATTTTATCATCAAACATATTCAATTTTTAAAAATCTTATTTTTTCATTATTAATAAGTTTTGCAATTTTGACAGTAATACTGTTCTTCTTATTTGCTTATATTCTAAAACCTCTAAAAACTATTAAAAAGCAAGCTCTAGCTGTTATGAGAAATGAGTTTATTATAGAAAAAGATTTACCTTTTACTTCTGAATTTAAATCTGTAACATTAAGTATAAATAGTATGATAAGTAAAATTGAAAAAATGTTTGAAAATACAAATAATGTTTTAAAATTAAATAAAAAACTATTATATTTTGATGAAGTAAGTAAGTTACATAATAGAAAATATTTTATATTAAAAGCAAATGAGTTTTTAGATAAAGACAATTCAAATAATCAAGGTTTTATTAGTATAGTTTCTTTAAAAATAGATGAATTAAACAAAAAATTTGGTTATGAAAAAACAAATACTATTTTAGTAAATTTATCAAATTTAATGAAAGAAGAGTTTGGTGGTGGCTCAAATTTAATTGCAAGAATGAATGGTTCAGAATTTGTTTTAGTAATTCCTAACATAGATGAATCAAAAATGAAAAAATCTATATCAAATTTTATAAAAAATATAAATGATAATTTAGAAATATCATTTGATGATATATTTGTTGGTTTATTCAAATATGAAGAAGAACAAAGTGTAAAAACACTTTTAACTAAAATGGATTATGTTATTTCTCAAGCAAAAACATTTCCTGATAAAGATTATTTCTTTATAGAAGATATTGATAAGTGTTTAACAAAAGAAGAATGGATAAAAATAATTAATATATCATTAGAAAAAAATTATTTCAAACTCCTTTATCGTGATGTAATAGATATAAATTTAAAAGATATCTTACATAAAACTATAAGTTTTGAATTAAATTATGAGGATAATAATTTTTCATATAAAGGCTTGATTCCTGCTATTTTGGCACAAGGTCGATTAAGTGAAGTTTATTTACATATTATAGAAAAAATATTAAAAAATAATGAAACAAATAGTAAAATCACAATCCAATTACCCATAGTATTTATAATAGATTTTAATAATTATTCAAAATTAAAAGTCTTATTTGAAAAGTATCAAAACATAAATAATCAAAATATCATATTTGAAATAGAAGAAGAATCATTTAATCAAAATCTTAATAACACAATTATGTACATTAATTTGTTTGAAGAGTTTAATTTCAGATTTGCTATATTCAATTTTATTGCAAATAGCAATGATTACTCTTATTTAAAAGAGTTAAAACCTTTATATGTTAAAGCTTCAAAATATTTCTTATTAGAATCAACACAAAGTTTAAATATGTTAAAAATTTTAACACAGTCTTTAGATATAAAATTAATAGCAACTTCTGTGAATAAAGAATCAGATATTAAAATATTATCAAATATTGGGATCAATGCAGTTTGTGGACCAGTTATGGAAAAAATAAAAAAATAA
- a CDS encoding transglutaminase-like cysteine peptidase has translation MKIFIIILLLIFTSYSADFASSSLIKKVEKKYNRFAKNRFVALNRLLKRLQKSSTKKKLERVNEFFNFVKYKSDKEVYGISDYWASPSEFLARDKGDCEDYVIAKYFALKNLGIPTSKMFLTYVRVAGLKDAHMVLSYFETPNSEPLILDSIRRIIFPASKRTDLTPVYNFNPNILRNGKRTSAHKKWDVLLRKIKRNKI, from the coding sequence ATGAAAATATTTATAATCATTTTATTACTAATTTTTACTAGCTACTCAGCTGATTTTGCAAGTTCTTCTCTTATAAAAAAAGTGGAAAAGAAATATAATAGATTTGCAAAAAATAGATTTGTGGCACTAAATAGGTTATTAAAAAGATTACAAAAAAGTAGTACAAAGAAAAAACTTGAAAGAGTTAATGAGTTTTTTAATTTTGTAAAATATAAAAGTGATAAAGAAGTCTATGGTATTAGTGATTATTGGGCTTCTCCTTCTGAATTTTTAGCTCGAGATAAAGGGGATTGTGAAGATTATGTAATTGCTAAATATTTTGCATTAAAGAATCTTGGTATTCCTACTTCAAAAATGTTTTTAACTTATGTACGAGTTGCTGGATTAAAAGATGCTCATATGGTCTTGTCTTATTTTGAAACTCCAAATTCAGAACCATTAATCCTAGATAGCATTAGACGTATAATATTCCCTGCATCAAAAAGAACTGATTTAACACCAGTTTATAACTTCAATCCAAATATCTTAAGAAATGGAAAAAGAACATCAGCACATAAAAAATGGGATGTGTTATTAAGAAAAATCAAAAGGAACAAAATATGA
- the argH gene encoding argininosuccinate lyase, which translates to MSNQNNQILKNTNAQILDEFNASIMFDKELYSQDIKGSIAHSQMLCEQGILTKEEQELIESGLLQVKEEIESGKFEFSLAYEDIHMAVENRLTEIVGEPGKRLHTARSRNDQVALDFRLYVQEKSLSIKEQLKQIVETFVNVASKHTDTLIPGMTHLQHAQPLNFGYHLLAYANMFKRDFERFESSYERNNYSPLGSAALAGTPHNINRQSTSDKLGFSAPTSHAMDSVSDRDFALEILFNISTSMMHISRISEELVTWSSYEFQFVRMSDEYATTSSIMPQKKNPDVPELLRGKTGRVYGNLISLFTVMKGLPLAYNKDTQEDKEGVFDSVKTIEISLKILNEVIKTMIVNVDKMEFACKIGHLSATDLADFLVQKQNMPFRTAYYITKDVVEKANSLNKDISELSVEEIRQSNDEIKDIDEEIVMYLDLRNSMNARTSKGGTSTEQTKVQIEEFKTWLDQN; encoded by the coding sequence ATGTCAAACCAAAATAATCAAATATTAAAAAATACAAATGCACAAATTTTAGATGAGTTTAATGCTTCAATTATGTTCGATAAAGAACTTTATTCACAAGATATAAAAGGTTCAATAGCTCACTCTCAAATGTTATGCGAACAAGGTATCTTAACAAAAGAAGAACAAGAACTTATAGAATCAGGTTTATTACAAGTAAAAGAAGAAATAGAATCTGGAAAATTTGAATTTTCACTAGCATATGAAGATATTCATATGGCAGTTGAAAATAGACTAACTGAAATAGTAGGAGAACCTGGAAAAAGACTTCATACAGCAAGAAGTAGAAATGACCAAGTAGCACTAGATTTTAGACTTTATGTTCAAGAAAAATCACTTTCTATAAAAGAACAATTAAAACAAATAGTTGAAACATTTGTAAATGTTGCTTCAAAACATACTGATACTTTAATCCCAGGAATGACTCATTTACAACACGCACAACCTCTTAATTTTGGTTATCACTTACTAGCTTATGCAAATATGTTTAAAAGAGATTTTGAGCGATTTGAAAGCTCTTATGAAAGAAATAATTATTCACCTCTAGGAAGTGCTGCACTTGCTGGAACTCCACATAATATTAATAGACAAAGTACATCAGATAAATTAGGGTTTAGTGCACCTACATCTCATGCTATGGATAGTGTATCTGATAGAGATTTTGCTTTAGAAATTTTATTTAATATCTCAACTTCAATGATGCATATATCTAGAATTTCAGAAGAGCTTGTAACTTGGTCTTCTTACGAATTTCAATTTGTTAGAATGAGTGATGAGTATGCTACAACTTCATCAATTATGCCACAAAAGAAAAACCCTGATGTTCCTGAATTACTTCGAGGTAAAACAGGTCGAGTTTATGGAAACTTGATTTCATTATTCACTGTTATGAAAGGTTTACCACTAGCATATAATAAAGATACACAAGAAGATAAAGAGGGTGTTTTTGATTCAGTAAAAACTATTGAAATTTCATTAAAGATTTTAAATGAAGTAATTAAAACAATGATTGTAAATGTAGATAAAATGGAATTTGCTTGTAAAATTGGACACTTAAGTGCTACTGATTTAGCAGATTTTTTAGTTCAAAAACAAAATATGCCTTTTAGAACTGCTTATTATATTACAAAAGATGTAGTAGAAAAAGCAAATAGTTTAAATAAAGATATTTCAGAACTTAGTGTTGAAGAAATTAGACAATCAAATGATGAAATTAAAGATATTGATGAAGAAATTGTTATGTATTTAGATTTAAGAAATTCAATGAATGCAAGAACATCAAAAGGTGGAACATCAACAGAACAAACAAAAGTTCAAATAGAAGAGTTCAAAACTTGGTTAGATCAAAACTAA